From one Leifsonia soli genomic stretch:
- the paaE gene encoding 1,2-phenylacetyl-CoA epoxidase subunit PaaE, which yields MARARFHTLAVADVRPLTAASVEVTFAVPEGLRGEYDYLPGQHVALRATVDGHELRRSYSLCRPPLPPTGDRPGRISVAIKRDLGGAFSTWATSELRAGDRIDVMSPQGTFTVDPSRVDGRHVVGIAAGSGITPLMALAGSILAGSPTARFTLVYTNRTAIDVMFLEDLADLKDRYPARLALHHVLSREQRSAPLLSGRIDEERLRRMLDTLVPPSTVDEWFLCGPFELVQLCRDVLEAYGVARDRIHFELFTTGEPGEPRGDAGRPVVVHEGERTAEIEFTLDGLSSTVTTPVDANESVLNAALRVRPDVPFACTGGVCGTCRARLVSGDVRMTENYALEPEELERGYVLTCQSHPLTDRVVVDYDV from the coding sequence ATGGCGCGGGCACGGTTCCACACGCTCGCGGTCGCCGACGTGCGACCGTTGACGGCGGCGAGCGTCGAGGTCACCTTCGCGGTGCCGGAGGGGCTCCGCGGCGAGTACGACTACCTGCCCGGGCAGCACGTCGCCCTGCGCGCCACCGTCGACGGCCATGAGCTGCGGAGGAGCTACTCGCTGTGCCGCCCGCCGCTGCCGCCGACCGGCGACCGGCCCGGCCGCATCAGCGTCGCGATCAAGCGCGACCTGGGCGGCGCGTTCTCGACCTGGGCGACCAGCGAGCTGCGGGCGGGCGACCGGATCGACGTGATGAGCCCGCAGGGCACGTTCACGGTCGACCCGTCGCGCGTGGACGGCCGGCACGTGGTGGGCATCGCCGCGGGGTCCGGCATCACGCCGCTGATGGCGCTCGCCGGCAGCATCCTGGCCGGCTCCCCCACGGCGCGGTTCACGCTCGTCTACACGAACCGCACGGCGATCGACGTCATGTTCCTCGAGGACCTCGCCGACCTGAAGGACCGCTACCCCGCGCGGCTGGCGCTGCACCACGTGCTCTCGCGCGAGCAGCGCTCCGCCCCCCTGCTCTCCGGCCGGATCGACGAGGAGCGGCTGCGCAGGATGCTCGACACGCTCGTCCCCCCGTCGACCGTCGACGAGTGGTTCCTGTGCGGACCGTTCGAGCTCGTGCAGCTGTGCCGTGACGTGCTGGAGGCCTACGGGGTGGCGCGGGACCGCATCCACTTCGAGCTGTTCACGACCGGCGAACCGGGCGAACCCCGCGGCGACGCAGGTCGTCCGGTGGTGGTCCACGAGGGCGAGCGCACCGCCGAGATCGAGTTCACGCTCGACGGCCTGAGTTCGACCGTGACCACGCCGGTGGATGCGAACGAGTCGGTTCTGAACGCGGCTCTGCGCGTGCGGCCGGACGTGCCCTTCGCGTGCACCGGGGGCGTCTGCGGGACGTGCCGCGCGCGGCTGGTCAGCGGCGACGTGCGGATGACGGAGAACTACGCGCTGGAGCCGGAGGAGCTCGAACGCGGCTACGTGCTGACCTGCCAGTCCCATCCCCTGACCGACCGCGTCGTGGTCGACTACGACGTCTGA
- a CDS encoding enoyl-CoA hydratase-related protein yields MIDLDIADGIARVTLDAPERLNALGPDDLRALDAAYAEAEAAGVRALVLRGEGRAFCAGRDIAGVDPATDDVSGYLDGLVTPLLRRIAAFAAPTFAAAHGACLGVGLGLLVATDVVYVAEDAKVGSPFAALGAALDSGGHWLLVSRLGPHRALDLIYSGRLLSGAEAVAGGLFSRSLPADGLRDEVDAAARAAASGATQAFLASKRIVSGLRDGSLGFWGSVAAENAAQSALRDTDDYREGFRAFQEKRKPRFSGH; encoded by the coding sequence GTGATCGACCTGGACATCGCCGACGGGATCGCCCGTGTCACCCTCGACGCGCCGGAGCGGCTGAACGCGCTCGGCCCCGACGACCTGCGGGCGCTGGATGCGGCCTACGCCGAGGCGGAGGCGGCGGGCGTCCGCGCGCTGGTGCTGCGCGGCGAGGGTCGCGCGTTCTGCGCCGGCCGCGACATCGCGGGCGTCGACCCCGCGACCGACGACGTGAGCGGGTACCTCGACGGCCTGGTCACTCCCCTGCTACGCCGGATCGCAGCGTTCGCCGCGCCGACCTTCGCCGCCGCGCATGGCGCGTGTCTCGGGGTCGGCCTGGGGCTCCTGGTCGCGACCGATGTGGTCTACGTGGCGGAGGACGCCAAGGTCGGCTCGCCGTTCGCCGCCCTCGGCGCCGCCCTCGACTCCGGCGGCCACTGGCTGCTGGTCTCGCGCCTCGGCCCGCACCGGGCGCTCGACCTCATCTACTCCGGCCGGCTCCTGTCGGGCGCCGAAGCGGTCGCGGGTGGCCTCTTCTCACGATCCCTGCCAGCCGACGGCCTGCGCGACGAGGTGGATGCCGCAGCCCGGGCGGCCGCGTCCGGCGCCACCCAAGCGTTCCTGGCGAGCAAGCGGATCGTCTCGGGCCTGCGCGACGGCTCGCTCGGCTTCTGGGGCTCGGTCGCCGCCGAGAACGCCGCGCAGTCGGCCCTGCGCGACACGGACGACTATCGCGAGGGGTTCCGCGCCTTCCAGGAGAAGCGGAAGCCGCGCTTCTCCGGCCACTGA
- a CDS encoding YbhB/YbcL family Raf kinase inhibitor-like protein, which produces MPANPLGLLLRGRRAGHRTLAWADPGLDAPQTFTLTSPAFDNGAPIPDRHRGRLRGPNVSPALSWTTPPAETRELVLIVQDPDVPFSRPATHALAVGIDPAAHGIPENGLAEPSPVRGIRQGRGGFGRRGYAGPLPIRSHGAHTYAFQLFALDKPIDLPASFTLADTVRAMRGHVIARARLDGTYEIR; this is translated from the coding sequence ATGCCTGCCAATCCACTCGGTCTTCTCCTCCGCGGCCGGCGCGCAGGGCACCGCACCCTCGCCTGGGCCGACCCCGGCCTGGATGCGCCGCAGACCTTCACGCTCACCAGTCCGGCCTTCGACAACGGCGCGCCGATTCCCGACCGCCATCGTGGCCGGCTGCGCGGACCGAACGTCTCGCCCGCACTGTCGTGGACCACGCCTCCGGCGGAGACGCGAGAGCTCGTGCTCATCGTGCAGGACCCCGATGTGCCCTTCTCGAGACCCGCCACCCACGCGCTCGCCGTCGGGATCGACCCGGCGGCACACGGCATCCCGGAGAACGGGCTCGCCGAGCCGAGCCCCGTCCGGGGGATCCGGCAGGGCAGAGGCGGGTTCGGCCGACGTGGCTACGCGGGGCCGCTCCCCATCCGCTCGCACGGAGCCCACACGTACGCCTTCCAGCTCTTCGCGCTTGACAAGCCGATCGATCTGCCGGCGTCGTTCACCCTCGCCGACACTGTCCGCGCCATGAGAGGGCACGTCATCGCCCGAGCCCGCCTCGACGGAACCTACGAGATCCGTTAG
- a CDS encoding MarR family winged helix-turn-helix transcriptional regulator, whose translation MEAEASAGPPGALAVSGLGAQVRSTVGRLYRRFRSERPEGGLGDAALDVLNWLHKTGPQTLTELSEVAQVTPASMSQSVNRLTSAGYVVRTADPSDRRKVLFRTTPEGARLAETTRARRDAWLEGRLGALSPEDQQVVARACAILATISDS comes from the coding sequence ATGGAAGCCGAAGCAAGCGCCGGGCCCCCTGGAGCCCTCGCCGTCTCCGGCCTCGGCGCTCAGGTCCGCTCGACGGTCGGACGACTGTACCGGCGCTTCCGCAGCGAACGCCCGGAAGGCGGCCTCGGCGACGCCGCCCTGGACGTGCTGAACTGGCTGCACAAGACCGGCCCGCAGACCTTGACCGAACTCAGCGAGGTCGCCCAGGTCACTCCCGCGTCGATGAGCCAGAGCGTCAACAGACTCACGTCGGCGGGATACGTCGTCCGAACCGCCGATCCGAGCGATCGCCGCAAGGTGCTGTTCCGCACGACCCCCGAAGGCGCTCGCCTCGCCGAGACGACACGGGCTCGACGCGACGCGTGGCTGGAGGGGCGGCTCGGCGCGCTCAGCCCCGAGGATCAGCAGGTGGTCGCGCGCGCCTGCGCCATCCTCGCCACGATCTCGGATTCCTGA
- a CDS encoding VOC family protein, whose product MPATGPDFLSLQTRDLAASQAFYERYLGLVRSPAGPPHAVVFDTKPIAFALRDIVQGTDLDSVPQPGIGAAIWLHATDVQAIHDALVADGRTIVAAPIDGPFGRTFTFADPDGYHITLHDRV is encoded by the coding sequence ATGCCCGCCACCGGCCCCGACTTCCTCTCGCTGCAGACGCGTGATCTCGCCGCATCCCAGGCCTTCTACGAGCGCTACCTCGGGCTCGTCCGCTCGCCGGCCGGCCCACCGCACGCCGTGGTCTTCGACACGAAGCCCATCGCATTCGCGCTCCGGGACATCGTCCAGGGCACCGATCTCGATTCCGTTCCTCAGCCGGGCATCGGCGCCGCGATCTGGCTGCACGCGACCGATGTCCAGGCCATCCACGACGCCCTCGTCGCCGACGGCCGCACGATCGTCGCCGCGCCCATCGACGGACCCTTCGGCCGCACGTTCACCTTCGCCGACCCCGACGGGTACCACATCACGCTGCACGACCGCGTCTGA
- a CDS encoding MarR family winged helix-turn-helix transcriptional regulator: protein MSQDGVGVDLETSLGYLLKEASSALRAAMEEVLRPLGMTITHYSCLELLSQRPGLSNSELARGTFVTRQSMNVLLQTLEREGDVTRPAEAPVGKVLPTRLTARGRRRLEQASAAVRSVELRMLSGLTEQDQAAARRILRSMIGSLRGDVPTRTESAGAGEVS, encoded by the coding sequence ATGAGTCAAGACGGAGTCGGCGTCGACCTCGAGACATCGCTGGGCTACCTGCTCAAAGAGGCGTCCAGCGCGCTGCGCGCAGCCATGGAGGAGGTGCTCCGCCCGCTCGGCATGACGATCACGCACTACTCGTGCCTGGAGCTGCTCTCCCAGCGCCCCGGCCTGTCGAACTCCGAGCTCGCCCGCGGCACGTTCGTCACCCGGCAGTCGATGAACGTGCTGCTCCAGACGCTGGAGCGGGAGGGGGACGTGACCCGGCCGGCGGAGGCGCCCGTCGGCAAGGTGCTCCCCACCCGGCTCACCGCCCGCGGCCGGCGGCGTCTCGAGCAGGCGAGCGCGGCCGTACGGTCCGTCGAGCTCCGCATGCTGTCCGGTCTCACGGAGCAGGACCAGGCCGCCGCTCGCCGCATCCTGCGGAGCATGATCGGCTCGCTCCGGGGCGATGTTCCCACCCGCACCGAATCCGCCGGCGCTGGCGAGGTCAGCTGA
- a CDS encoding maltokinase N-terminal cap-like domain-containing protein, translated as MTELTELVGTWMRRQRWYSTKNVEPRLRLLASFDAEPADADVRVVTHFFCDDAPRTPRVYQVPVVARAGRDGDEAALIGEAGGRYLYDGPTEEAYVASLVQLMTGQEHAEGRDAHAQGHTLGGRLAVRSSRRLTGEQSNTSIVGELEDDRLALIKVFRVVQDGENPDVSTLAALTAAGSRRTPALLGWLTGRWPTPVAGTASGELALMQDFVPGAEDGWELAVSAAERGEDFTDRAYLLGAGTAELHTLLARSLPTKRAAKEDVALALDGMFRRLTVTTTEVPEVEELRAGIAAVYEDAAAAPLPLLQRIHGDLHLGQVLYAPDRGWQFIDFEGEPLRPLAERALPDATMRDVAGMLRSFDYVAGSLARRETPVDATAWAANARQAYLEGYASVAGSEVDDFRLLLDAFELDKAVYEIAYEARHRPSWIPIPLSAVQRLLATRVS; from the coding sequence ATGACCGAACTCACGGAGCTGGTCGGCACGTGGATGCGACGCCAGCGCTGGTATTCGACGAAGAACGTCGAGCCGCGCCTGCGGCTTCTCGCGTCGTTCGACGCCGAACCCGCGGACGCCGACGTCCGCGTCGTCACCCACTTCTTCTGCGACGACGCACCGCGCACGCCCCGCGTGTACCAGGTGCCCGTCGTCGCGCGGGCCGGCCGCGACGGCGACGAAGCCGCGCTGATCGGCGAGGCGGGCGGACGGTACCTGTACGACGGTCCGACGGAGGAGGCGTACGTCGCGTCCCTCGTCCAGCTGATGACCGGTCAGGAGCATGCCGAGGGCCGTGATGCGCACGCGCAGGGCCACACGCTCGGCGGCCGGCTCGCGGTGCGGTCGTCGCGGCGACTGACGGGCGAGCAGTCCAACACGTCGATCGTCGGCGAGCTGGAGGACGACCGCCTCGCCCTCATCAAGGTGTTCCGGGTCGTCCAGGACGGCGAGAACCCCGACGTCTCCACCCTGGCCGCGCTCACCGCGGCCGGGTCGCGGCGGACGCCCGCGCTGCTCGGCTGGCTCACCGGCCGCTGGCCCACCCCGGTCGCCGGGACCGCGTCCGGCGAACTCGCCCTCATGCAGGACTTCGTCCCGGGGGCCGAGGACGGCTGGGAGCTGGCGGTCAGCGCCGCGGAGCGCGGCGAGGACTTCACCGACCGCGCGTACCTGCTGGGGGCGGGCACCGCCGAGCTGCACACGCTCCTGGCGCGCTCGCTGCCGACGAAGCGCGCGGCGAAGGAGGATGTCGCGCTCGCCCTCGACGGGATGTTCCGGCGCCTCACGGTCACCACGACCGAGGTCCCCGAGGTCGAGGAGCTGCGGGCCGGGATCGCGGCCGTCTACGAGGACGCCGCCGCGGCGCCTCTTCCGCTGCTGCAGCGCATCCACGGCGACCTCCACCTGGGCCAGGTGCTCTACGCGCCCGACCGCGGCTGGCAGTTCATCGACTTCGAAGGGGAGCCGCTGCGGCCGCTCGCCGAGCGCGCACTGCCCGACGCGACCATGCGCGATGTCGCCGGGATGCTGCGCTCGTTCGACTACGTCGCGGGTTCCCTCGCGCGCCGGGAGACGCCGGTGGATGCGACGGCATGGGCCGCGAACGCGCGGCAGGCGTACCTCGAGGGCTACGCGTCCGTCGCGGGCTCCGAGGTCGATGACTTCCGGCTGCTGCTCGACGCGTTCGAGCTCGACAAGGCGGTCTACGAGATCGCGTACGAGGCCCGGCACCGCCCGTCGTGGATCCCGATCCCGCTCTCCGCGGTGCAGCGCCTGCTGGCGACCCGCGTCAGCTGA
- a CDS encoding M23 family metallopeptidase: MLALVAGGLLGVSSPASAEECTTACAPAGTDGSSGHIADKTGGDGSATPDPTPSADPSPDPSPDPTPTPDPTPTPDPTPTPDPTPTPDPTPTPTPDPATPPVSPPASAPGPAPTDEITLSVPDLPQFPTVDPADLERAVQLASDLASAQEQLATATQESETAQREHDQAQAAADAVRKQADAAAEQARKSAALATALLRSSGARFLTQDPLSAALEGSGDLLEQLGAADRLAALSKDRDAAIRQASTQKKAAEGWAEKAQKAADAVSAVDVDSSRQAVATAQAQVDAASAALAAAPTVIQAGSSWQVLTSDPTLVASGWALPVQGSLTDVFGPRPSRPLGTDPFHPGDDLGAACGTTIFAAAAGTVVRAGPFSGYGNFVLIDHGGGVQTAYGHIRDGGIGVTVGQQVAAGQPIAQVGSTGLSTGCHLHFEVRVNGLQIDPQPFLAARGVVLGRH; this comes from the coding sequence GTGCTCGCTCTGGTCGCCGGAGGTCTGCTGGGCGTCTCCTCGCCCGCCTCTGCCGAGGAGTGCACCACCGCGTGCGCGCCGGCCGGCACGGATGGATCGAGCGGCCACATAGCGGACAAGACCGGTGGCGACGGGTCGGCGACCCCGGATCCGACGCCGTCGGCGGACCCGTCTCCGGACCCGTCCCCGGACCCGACTCCGACGCCGGACCCGACTCCGACGCCGGACCCGACTCCCACTCCCGACCCGACACCGACGCCCGACCCCACTCCGACCCCGACCCCCGACCCGGCGACGCCGCCGGTGAGCCCGCCCGCGTCCGCACCGGGGCCGGCGCCCACGGATGAGATCACTCTCAGCGTGCCGGACCTCCCGCAGTTCCCCACGGTCGACCCGGCCGACCTCGAGCGCGCCGTCCAGCTGGCCAGCGATCTCGCCTCGGCGCAGGAGCAGCTCGCGACGGCGACCCAGGAGTCGGAGACGGCCCAGCGCGAGCACGATCAAGCGCAGGCCGCGGCCGACGCCGTGCGCAAGCAGGCGGACGCCGCCGCCGAGCAGGCCCGCAAGAGCGCCGCCTTGGCGACCGCGCTGCTCCGCTCGTCCGGCGCCCGCTTCCTGACCCAGGACCCGCTCAGCGCGGCCCTGGAGGGCTCGGGCGACCTGCTCGAGCAGCTCGGCGCCGCCGACCGGCTCGCCGCCCTCTCGAAGGACCGCGACGCCGCCATCCGCCAAGCCTCCACCCAGAAGAAGGCTGCGGAGGGCTGGGCCGAGAAGGCACAGAAGGCGGCGGATGCCGTCTCGGCGGTCGACGTCGACAGCAGCCGGCAGGCGGTCGCGACCGCGCAGGCGCAGGTCGATGCGGCGTCGGCCGCCCTCGCTGCGGCGCCGACGGTGATCCAGGCGGGTTCCAGCTGGCAGGTGCTCACCTCCGATCCGACGCTCGTCGCGAGCGGGTGGGCGCTCCCGGTGCAGGGCTCGCTGACCGATGTCTTCGGACCGCGGCCGTCGCGTCCTCTCGGCACGGACCCCTTCCACCCGGGTGACGACCTCGGTGCCGCCTGCGGGACGACGATCTTCGCGGCGGCAGCCGGGACGGTGGTGCGCGCCGGGCCGTTCAGCGGCTACGGCAACTTCGTCCTCATCGATCACGGAGGCGGCGTGCAGACGGCCTACGGCCACATCCGCGACGGAGGCATCGGCGTGACCGTCGGCCAGCAGGTCGCCGCGGGCCAGCCGATCGCGCAGGTGGGCTCGACCGGGCTGTCGACGGGCTGCCACCTGCACTTCGAGGTGCGGGTGAACGGTCTGCAGATCGACCCGCAGCCCTTCCTGGCCGCTCGCGGTGTCGTGCTCGGCCGGCACTGA
- the lepB gene encoding signal peptidase I, with the protein MTDSTATARPRRSARRTSSWKTLLRDVVIIFVVAVLVSFLIKTFVARSFYIPSGSMENTLQINDRIIVNELQPKVFGLQRGDVVVFKDPGGWLPPAPPKTGNAFQQGVGAVLDFVGLGASDSDQHLVKRLIGLPGDHISCCNALGQMSVNGVPLKEPYVLLPAGVQAVSEKSFDVTVPEGSVWVMGDNRYNSADSRYHMDDPGKGFVPLSDVVGKAFVISWPVSHWSWLDDYPDTFRGVEREDK; encoded by the coding sequence GTGACCGACAGTACTGCCACCGCGCGCCCGCGACGTTCCGCCCGGCGCACGTCCAGCTGGAAGACGTTGCTGCGCGATGTGGTGATCATCTTCGTGGTCGCGGTGCTGGTGTCGTTCCTGATCAAGACGTTCGTCGCCCGCTCCTTCTACATCCCGTCGGGGTCGATGGAGAACACGCTCCAGATCAACGACCGCATCATCGTCAACGAGCTCCAGCCCAAGGTGTTCGGGCTGCAGCGCGGCGATGTGGTCGTATTCAAGGATCCGGGCGGATGGCTGCCGCCGGCGCCGCCGAAGACCGGCAACGCGTTCCAGCAGGGCGTCGGCGCTGTCCTCGACTTCGTCGGCCTGGGAGCGTCGGACTCCGACCAGCACCTGGTCAAGCGCCTCATCGGCCTGCCGGGCGACCACATCAGCTGCTGCAACGCCCTCGGCCAGATGAGCGTCAACGGCGTCCCGCTCAAGGAGCCGTACGTGCTCCTCCCCGCGGGCGTGCAGGCGGTCTCCGAGAAGTCGTTCGACGTGACGGTGCCGGAGGGCTCGGTCTGGGTGATGGGCGACAACCGCTACAACTCCGCCGACTCCCGCTACCACATGGACGACCCGGGCAAGGGCTTCGTGCCGCTCTCCGACGTCGTCGGCAAAGCCTTCGTCATCAGCTGGCCGGTCAGTCACTGGTCCTGGCTCGACGACTACCCGGACACCTTCCGCGGCGTCGAACGCGAAGACAAGTAA
- a CDS encoding NYN domain-containing protein has product MSAQPTANVYVDGFNLYRQKLQHHPDAKWLDLEALARTLIPSHSIKRVRYFTALIRPALGTDPRAPIRQQSYIRALQTNPRISVHEGQFRNDTRAMPAVPIAFDEAGEMVRVKVRKTEEKGSDVNLASYLIFDACQDDADLYVLLSNDSDFAAMLSILTDEVGGRWALLSPVERPNSRLLERNPVFIKQIRRGALLASQLPDEIRSADHGVLRRPATWTPGTRVVNETGAP; this is encoded by the coding sequence ATGAGCGCCCAGCCGACAGCAAACGTCTACGTCGACGGCTTCAATCTCTATCGGCAGAAGCTCCAGCACCATCCCGATGCGAAGTGGCTCGACCTGGAGGCACTCGCTCGAACGCTGATCCCCTCGCATTCGATCAAGCGTGTCCGCTATTTCACGGCGCTCATCCGTCCGGCCCTGGGCACGGATCCGCGCGCACCCATCCGTCAGCAGTCGTACATCCGCGCCCTGCAGACCAATCCGAGGATCTCGGTGCACGAGGGGCAATTCCGAAACGATACCCGGGCCATGCCCGCGGTGCCGATCGCGTTCGACGAAGCAGGCGAGATGGTCAGAGTCAAAGTCCGGAAGACGGAGGAGAAGGGATCCGACGTCAATCTCGCGTCGTACCTGATCTTCGACGCGTGCCAGGATGACGCCGATCTGTATGTCCTGCTCTCCAACGACTCCGACTTCGCTGCGATGCTCAGCATTCTGACGGATGAAGTGGGTGGCCGCTGGGCGCTTCTCAGTCCCGTCGAGCGCCCGAACAGCCGGCTGCTGGAACGCAATCCGGTGTTCATCAAGCAGATCCGCCGGGGAGCGCTGCTTGCCAGCCAGTTGCCCGATGAGATCAGGTCTGCGGATCACGGGGTCCTGCGGCGGCCGGCCACCTGGACCCCCGGCACCCGGGTCGTTAACGAAACAGGGGCCCCGTAG
- a CDS encoding SIP domain-containing protein encodes MTVLAPTRTERPRPAYRPYRAAVDRIERLSPHFTRVSFRCDDFTHFGTECLDQRIKLLFPLADGSFSDLGIDDEEALAAGDWYERWRALPEHRRNPFRTYTVRAIDTDGCRLDVDFVMHGDGGPAARWLLGAAPGDRIVVIGPDARSEHRGVGIDWRPGEARELLLVGDETAAPAIASILESLPGGCRARAFVEVPSADDELELRLPANASVSWLPRGEAATGTALLPAVRRWLAENPHVVAAASATASQQLDEVDVDRDILWETPEGTHPGFYAWIAGESAAVKTLRRLLVRDHGIDRSRVAFMGYWRLGRSEN; translated from the coding sequence GTGACCGTTCTCGCCCCCACCCGCACCGAGCGCCCCCGGCCCGCGTACCGGCCCTACCGGGCAGCCGTCGATCGGATCGAGCGCCTCAGCCCGCACTTCACCCGCGTGAGCTTCCGGTGCGACGACTTCACGCATTTCGGGACGGAGTGTCTGGATCAGCGGATCAAGCTGCTGTTCCCGCTGGCGGACGGTTCCTTCTCCGACCTCGGCATCGACGACGAGGAGGCGCTCGCCGCGGGGGACTGGTACGAGCGCTGGCGCGCCCTGCCCGAGCATCGCCGCAACCCCTTCCGCACCTACACCGTTCGGGCGATCGACACGGACGGCTGCCGGCTCGATGTCGACTTCGTGATGCACGGCGACGGCGGCCCGGCCGCCCGCTGGCTGCTCGGTGCGGCGCCCGGCGACCGGATCGTCGTGATCGGACCGGACGCACGCAGCGAGCACCGCGGCGTCGGCATCGACTGGCGCCCCGGTGAGGCGCGCGAGCTCCTCCTCGTCGGCGACGAGACCGCCGCACCCGCGATCGCCTCCATCCTGGAGTCCCTGCCGGGCGGCTGCCGGGCGCGGGCGTTCGTCGAGGTGCCCTCGGCCGATGACGAGCTCGAGCTCCGCCTTCCCGCCAACGCGTCGGTCAGCTGGCTGCCGCGCGGAGAGGCGGCGACCGGTACGGCACTCCTGCCCGCCGTCCGGCGCTGGCTCGCCGAGAACCCGCACGTGGTCGCTGCGGCGTCGGCCACCGCGTCCCAGCAGCTCGACGAAGTGGATGTGGACCGCGACATCCTCTGGGAGACGCCCGAGGGGACGCATCCCGGCTTCTACGCCTGGATCGCGGGCGAGTCGGCGGCGGTCAAGACGCTGCGCCGCCTGCTCGTGCGCGACCACGGCATCGACCGTTCGCGCGTGGCCTTCATGGGCTACTGGCGCCTCGGCCGCTCCGAGAACTGA
- a CDS encoding YciI family protein produces MKYMMFVVTDSQRDTVSDESDVDVWVDELDANGKRLIGEVLQAPSESRVVRVRDGKRYVTDGPFAETKEWICGFDILEVEDLDEAIEIASRHPMARNGQLELRPFMQWEETAGA; encoded by the coding sequence ATGAAGTACATGATGTTCGTGGTCACCGATTCCCAGCGGGACACCGTGTCGGACGAGTCCGATGTCGACGTCTGGGTGGACGAGCTGGATGCCAACGGCAAGCGCCTGATCGGCGAAGTGCTGCAGGCTCCGTCCGAATCGCGCGTCGTCCGCGTCCGCGACGGCAAGCGCTACGTGACCGACGGGCCCTTCGCCGAGACCAAGGAGTGGATCTGCGGCTTCGACATCCTCGAGGTGGAGGACCTGGATGAGGCGATCGAGATCGCCTCCCGGCACCCGATGGCGCGCAACGGCCAACTCGAGCTGCGTCCCTTCATGCAGTGGGAGGAGACCGCCGGGGCGTGA